The Oryza sativa Japonica Group chromosome 11, ASM3414082v1 DNA window AAGTTAGATATAAAActgtatatattattttaatacttatatacaagttatataATAGTTATAGTGGAATCATATtacaattatactataattaaagttttttttcttaaagaacTTAGGGCAGTTTTTTAATAGTCCCTAACAATATACGATATACTATGGGCCTgctcactttgatgccatttttaactttaccaaattttgataaaattgccaaaaaaaagttGCTGCATTTAGTTTACTGCTAAATTTTGAGGATCTATCTATATAACACCCGACAGATTTTTGTTAtaaatcacacagatttttcTAACCACCAAACGGCCAACTTGCTAGCCAAATTAAAAAGCAACGCCTATAGTGTAGATTAAGGCGTGTTAATCCAAGCCACAAAACTAACTACTTGTCAGCACATATACTAAaggcttttttaaaaaaaaattacaccctAATTACACTATACTTACAtttgtaactatagtgtaattatagtgtaactaaTATGTAAGTACGGTGTAactaatatataattattatagtgtaactacactaaaaagtttttttaaaaaattacaccCTAGTTACACTATACTTACGcttgtaactatagtgtaattatagtgtaactacaccaaaatctttcttttaaaaaaattacaccctAATTATACTGTACTTACgaatgtaactatagtgtaattatagtgtaactacactaaaatctttcttttaaaaaattacacCCTAGTTACACTGTACTTACgaatgtaactatagtgtaattgTAGTGTAACTAATATGTAATTAATATGTAAGTACAATGtaactaatatatataattatagtgtaattataatataattaatatgtACATACAGTATAACTAATACAGTATAAGTAAGTATTGTTTTAGTGAAACAATTAGTTGCTCCTTCTTGCTCAGCTAGCTATTTCACGCTCAAAGCATCAGATCATGGGATCGACTCCCACGGAGGTTATAGTAGTCCTTTTTTTTGGTTGTAACGGCAGCTAGCACAAATCATAATGCAATTTAGACGGTGGAAAATCTGGGAGATTTCTAacaaaaaatttgtcgacaaatttttagCAAAACCGAATTTggataactatataagaaatcctgccaaaatttttgtaagttgtcaaaattttgacaactatgccaaaattttggtaatgccaaattttggtaagatcttttttggcatcaaagtgaacagggcCTATGTTATTATTACTCCAGCATTCATGGATTATAGGTTCTATAAAAGCCTTGGGCCGTACGTCTTGTGATCGAGTTGTGCAAATAGATCTCTGAGACAGGCGTCGAACACCTTTTTCCACCATGGAATCGTGTGCACGGCGGTGCGCCGTCTCCGGCCTGACGGCGCTGTCCATGCGCCTCACCAAGcagctctccgccgccgccgccagcaagGCCGGCGCTGCCGGCAACCTCGTCTTCTCGCCGCTGTCCATCTACTCCGTGCTCTCCGtggtcaccgccggcgcgcgcgggcgcACTCTGACAGAGCTCCTCGGCGCCCTCGGCGCAGAGTCCCGCGAGAAGCTCGCCGCGAACGCCGGCGAGATGGCGCGTGCTCTCCccgcccccggcggcggcgcggcacagCCGGGCGGCGGCCCGCGCGTCGCGCACGCGTGCGGAGTCTGGCACGAGCGGACGCGGACGGTTAGGCCGGCgttccgcgacgccgccgccgcgtcgttcAACGCCGCGGCCCTCGCCGTCGACTTCCTCAACAACGTAAgcgaactatatatatatacacatgacaAGATCTACCAATCTAATCTGTCATGTATGCGTGTAGCCGGAGGAAGCGAGGAAGGAGATCAACAGCTGggttgcggcggcgacggagaacCTCATCGACACGATCCTCCCGCCGGGGTCGGTGAGCACGGACACGGGCCTCGTGGTCACCAGCGCCATCTACTTCAACGGCCAATGGTGGACTCCTTTCTGTAAGGAGATAACCGAGAAGCGGGCGTTCCAccgcctcgacggcggcgacgtcgaggcGGACTTCATGCGCAGCGGCGAGGACCAGTACATCGCCGTGCACGACGGGTTCAAGGTGCTCAAGATGCCGTACGCGGCTTGTGTGagcgcgaggacgacgacgacgccgaggtACTCGATGTACGTCTTCCTCCCCGACGAGCGCGACGGCCTGTGGAGCCTGGAGGACaggatggcggccggcggcgagggcttcCTCCGCGAGCACACGCCGGAGCGGCGCGTCGAGGTCGGCGAGTTCAGGATCCCCAGGTTCAAGCTCTCCTTCGACGACAGCGTCGTGGGCGCGCTCCAGCGTCTCGGGGTCAGGGACGTGTTCAAGCCGTTCGTGGCGGACCTGGCCGACGTGCTGGAAGCGGAGAACTCCGGCGATGATCCGCCGCTGTTTGTGTCGGACGTCAAGCACAAGGCCGTCATCGAGGTGAACGAGGAGGGCAccgaggcggccgccgccaccgcggttTGTCTTACCTTCGCATCGGCGGCGCCATCgtcacggcggccggcgagggtgGATTTCGTCGCCGACCATCCGTTCGCGTTCTTGGTTTTGGAGGAGTCGTCGGGTGCGGTGCTCTTCGCCGGCCACGTTGTTGACCCGACAGATGAGTAATTCCATCTTCACGTCATGAAATTTGTTTTAGCTGCATTTTTGATTCGGTTATGAAATTTGTGGACTTCCAATTAAGAACGATTTGAGTTCCTCGACTCCGAGGAGTGGAATTCAGGTTGTAAGGGTAGGACTAAGCCATGTTTCGTCTTGTTCATTGGCATAGAGAGACGCTTCTTTCGTCTCATTATATTGACACAATGTCACAATACACAGTGAAGAGCGGCTCCGATAGGACTAAGCTATGTAGTAGATTTTTCTTCGCAATCCATttggtcagaaaaaaaaaaagaacagggcGTTTTACTCATGGAAACACAATGAACATATGCCACAAACTATAATTGCACAGAACAATTCTCCTTTCTTGAGATGCCACAAACTAGGATGAGACGAAATTTAGGATGTAGGGGTTTGTCTTCCGTTTTGCTGTCATGACGCTACTTGTAAGGACAGCCTTTTGGTTTCTTTCTGCTTATGTTGTTGCTTTTAGAGCTGGTAGCAAGTTTGGGAGTCTTTCATGTTTTCCTTTTGGAGGGCTTTGAACCTCCCTATGCTGTAAACTGGTGTCTGGGTGTTCCCAGCACAATCCTCTGGCTTTCAATAGAAGCCGGGCCGTACGGcctttctcttaaaaaaaataatggtaaCATGGAGAAGGCGTGCATAAGAACAATTAAGAAGAAAGCTAGTTGTTGTGGGAACCCTAATCAATTAGAATAATTCCATCTTCTCCTAATAAAATTCGCACAAATGGTCGAACCCTAATTGTTGTGGGAATTACAGAGAGCAAAACGAAGTTTTTACTAAGAAATTGCATGGAGGTGCCTTCCCATTGATTTAGACTTGATGCAAATTAAATTTGTTGAATTCCTTTTGAATGATCGATTCAAGTTCTATTTTCCTTTCTCAAACACGCAAGAGAGCgtcattatattattaattgAGATTTTCTCCCATTCTTGGAGGGGTATATACCTAATTACAATTTGAGAGCCATAACCCAACAACCAAACAAACTTTATGAAGAAAAACTAATAGAGAAACTGCACCCAACAACCAAACAAAATTTATGAAGAAAAACTAATAGAGAAACTGCTTGTTTAGTACAAACTttatgggaaaaaaaactaatagaGTAAATTTCTGAGAACTACAAGTTCAATGACTAAACTATGAACTTGCTGCAACTTTAGCGACTTATTTCAGTTTGCACGATAACACCTTTAAAAAAAAGTCCTAGCATTATAGTTGCAAACCAACTATAGATAGGACTGAAAATCAAATTCCCCTTTAAGATATGCACGTAGCGAGGAGGTGTTGCACATTTTCTTCCTCTTGATCAGAAAGCTGCCATTACCCCACGTGATCACGTCTATGGCGAGCCAACCGAAAGGCAGGCCAacatctatcttttttttttaaggccAATCAAACAAAGAGAACGCACTAGTACAGAAAACGCTATTGGTGCCGGTTGGTAACTggcaataggtgccggtttcccAATCGGCACCAATTGGTCGGCACCAATACATCCTTCCGGCACCTATAGGTAAAacagaaccggcacctataggtccacacgagccaaaaaaaaacctcGAGCCGATCCAGAACCGAAATATCCCCACATCCCGAATCCAGAAGAACCCCTCCACATTCTGTAATCCCCTCCACATCCACAAATCCAGAATAATATCCCCACATCCAAAATCAAAATCCAAAGAACAcatcaataacaataacaattcCTACATTCATTTAATTATAATTTTCATCTAATCCAAATCTTCATGTTCTCAGTACACACATGAACAAGAGAAGAGAAATtaaacaagagaagaaattaaAAACTCGAACCACGGCGGCGGTGACAGGGCCcttggccgcctcctccttccccttgaGCGTCGTCGGGATGCTGGGAAGGGGAGCACCGCCGCCcacgggaggggagggcgcggcggtgcTGCCGCCTCCGTgggagcccgccgcctcccctctcgccGGATCTGGCGAAGGGGagggcacggccgccgccggcgcagcggGAGCTCGCCGCCTCCCCACTGGCTCTCATGTCGCCGGATCTGGAGGAGGGAGcccaccacctcccctcctgccggatctagcggaggggaggatgcggccggcgccgctgccaccTCTGCCAAGCAGCCACCGACCGcgcgagcccgccgccacccacaagtggtcgccgcctccgccaggCAACCGCCGGCCGCGGGAGCCTGCCGCCTCCAGatcgagcgagagagagaggggaggtaGACGcgagtgggagagagagaggggagggagagagagactgggagggagagagagggatgcGAGAGTAGATAAGGACGGTGGGCTCGGTTAGTCGGCTAGGCTCGGTTTTtttcaaaggtgccggttctattaaaaaaccggcaccaatactataggtgtcggtttttttaagaaccgacacctatacttatattataggtgtcggttctaaacaaaaaaccgacacctatagtataTGTGTTGGTTTTTTAATAGAACCGCTATAGTGTTTAAAGGTGTCGATTCTACTTTTTTTTCATCGTGTGGAGGTGGGAAAAGGgtcataggtgtcggttttaaatgaaccgacacctataaggCCGGTCCCTATGTGGGTTTTTATAGTAGTGATGACAACGTGATGGAACCTATGTACAACAAATTACCTGCCAAGggttatactccctctgtcccaaaatatttgacgtcgttgactttttaaaatatatttaaccgttcgttttatttaaaaacttttttgaaatatgtaaaactatatatatatatatacataaaagtatattgataaatcaaatgataggaaaagaattaataattacttaatttttttgaataagacgaacgatcaaacatatttaaaaaagttaacggcgtcaaatatttagagacggagggagtactcaacAGCCCTCTACGAAGTAACGAAGCTATGACGATTTTGTTGAGAAAACTTTCAATGGGGACGACGTCTAAAAATGCTGATCCTCTGTTCTAGGGGTGATATTGCCTCCAAGCGTGTTGTATAATTAGAGATATTCCAGTAATGCCTTTGCCCTCGAGTCGTCCCTTATATGATAAAGCCTCCTATGGTGATTTTTGGGGCAGTTCAGAAGTTGTTTCATTGTTCCCTTTCTTGAATTGTTTCATTGCCGACAACGCTGAATTTCTCGGGCGGCTGCAGCGTCAAGCTTACTACTATGGTGATATGTGCCTATTTCATCACTTTGGTGGCTCAACGTCTTCCCATAGTTGTTCAACTCCTCTTTGTGGATGTTCAATGTTCAATTTGTAAATAATGTTTGACTAGGATGTCAGTTGTTCATTGAATCCTCTTGTATCTTATCCTAAGGACTCGTTTAAGGACTCGTTAGTtcgcttttatttttatttctagttCGATTTTGGCGCGCATCTTCTCTTCTCCCGCATGTCGCATGCGCAACCAGGGTTTACCTTACCGCCCTGGTAAccacgcggttaccgcggttaccagGCTTACCGCGatgtacggtaatataaataccacggtaacctccttaaattcaaataaatttaaaaaataatttgaatttttaataaattttgcacagtttttcacggttaccacGTTTACCGTgtggtaaccgtgcttacctcTAGGGCGCGGTAACCCTGGCCCCGGCGGTTTGGGGAACCCTGTCACAATGTGCGTTGGCGCGTGGATACGATGACCGTACAGCGCAGCGTCTGGCGGCCACTTTGCCTGGGAGCACGAGCCATCGGATCGCTCGTCGTCGTCTCACGACCTCGCCTGGATTCCTGTTCGTGAGGGGGGCTTCTTGCAAATATACCAAGATGCAGACGGttccaaaaaataattaaacagTAACGGCTGGTACCAAGGTAACTGCCATAGTGAAATTAGATGTTTGGAAATGATAATAACTTATTACAGTGCAGAAACACATCAGAGACTCACAACGATAATAATCTATTGTGCAAAAAAAAGCATCTATCAGAGGCACACAACGATaataatatattaatttattacattacATAAAAACATCTATCAGAGACACACAACGATAATATAATAACTTATTACAGTGCAGAAAAAACATATATCAGAGACAACGATAATATAACTAGATAGATATAAAAGCAGTCGGGAAACCAGGCGGCAGTAACCCATCATGGTGCAGTGACCTATTTATGCCTGGGATAATACGAGTAGAAAATTATGCATAAGTCAGTGATTGTACCAACTGAAATATAAGAGATAATCTGAGATAACTTGTTTTCTCTTTGCTAGTTACACCAGGAACAAAAATATAATGCAAGGTAATTAAAGTCATTTATGACTGAAATAGAGGCCAGCGTCACTACAATAATGAAACGACAACTGTGACTAAACTTCAACTGGGTCTAATTGTGGTTGCCATGCTCGGCGTTCTGAATGCATTGTGCTTTAGGTTGGATTGGTGGCTGACCCGATTGTGTTGTGCTCTCGTATGGCAAACACAACACAAACGGCAAACTTTTATTTAGTGAAATATGGCATCCCCAGCAGTAAAACCTAAATATGCATAAATAAAATACAGCATAATCATTGCACTATAGGTGAGACTCACCCCGAAACGAAATTTTTTCTTCACCCTCCATGTGGGCAACTCCTTACATGATATCTTCCCTTTGTTCCTACAGCAGAGAggaaagggggagggagggagagtgagCTTTGCAATAGCAACATAAATAAAATGTTCAAGTGAAAGCAGGGTTTTAAATCTCCCGCTAAACTGCCGCTATCTCccgctatagctgtttgagaaggATTTTAGTAATTTGTTCTCATGTACAATTTAGCCGCTATATATAGCTCCATTTAGCCCGGTATAGCTGCTgctatagctgtttgagaagcTAACCACTAAATGCCTTAGCTAGCTATTTAAAACATTGAGTGAAAGGAACAATCGCAGTTTACCAGAACAAACATTGAAAACTGCAAACATTGAAAACTGGGCACCTACCAGTATGCAGGAGAGCAACAGGTTATGATATGGCACATGATGCTATAAGGACCTGGAATATCTTTTTCTTCTGCAATTACTCCATCTGTTGCTTGTGATAATGTGCCATTACTGAGGTGGTATTGACTAAGATAGATTTTGGTGTCTGGCATGACAATGGTGTCAGGAACAATGGTAGGGAACGCCTTAGAGCTGACACAGAGTGACCtcctaccaatgaagagtgcaTTGCCATCTATGGATGTCACATGGACAGTCCTTCCCAGCATAAGATCAGCTAGCCTGTAAACTGAGTAGTAAACCGCATCCCATTTTGTGCCAATCACCAAAATCTCAGAGTTGCATTCTACCAGACGGTAGGAATACAATCGAAAGCTTTCATCGCTTGTTGGCCATCTAAATTTTGCAATCAACTTTGGTGATGGCTCCGATAAACAGTGCTGGGGTGGGTCGATCTGTATGACCTCATTCTCACCTCTCACCGAATGAGGTCGCAGCAGCACATAAAGCTTCCCATGGAATGGCAATGTAGAAGAACGGTGGTTGATGCGATCCCAGGTTGTAGCCACCCTCCATTGCTGATCACCGGAGGTAGCAAAACATATGTTCCACACGCCGATCGGCCGCATCATTACCCTGACGAGTCCATCTCCTACACCCACGCTGATGCAGGCGCCACAGATGTTTCGAAGGGAGCACCACCGAGACACCTCGGAGCGGCAGCGCACCCGCGGCAGGAGGGTCTCCAGCGGCGGGAGCTCCGCGGTGTCGCCGGTGAaggggtggaggaggcggatgGCGGTGTCGTGGTCCCTCTGCAGCAGGAGGACGCCGTCGGCGGAGTAGAGGATGCAGTGGTCCCTGAAATGGGGCAGCCTGACGCGGACGATGGCGCCGGTCGACAGGTGGAAGGAGCGGACGTGGCCGCGGAGCTTGCCGTGGCCCGGGTGGAGGCCGCGGCCCTCGGGCAGCAGCATCCACCCGCGCGGGTGGAAGCGCGGGTCGAGgatgccgcggcggcgcgggcaggTGGTGGCGGAGCGCCACTGGGGACACACGGCCCGGAAGTGGATGTAGTCGCGGAAGTCGCCGGCTGCCACTCGCTATCCGATTAGGCTCACCAAGTCCTCGTGCAGAGACGCCCACGACGAGGATGGATCGCCGGCGTTAACCTTCCGCCTACTGCTGCACGCAACTAAGGCCATATGACATGCCGCTGCAACAAATATTAGCAGCACATCTAGTTCACCAAACTATATTCGCCCAAGGAACAAAAATAGTACAATTTTTATTAGGGAATCACCTGCAGGCAAAGGACCAGCGGCAGATGCAAACCTTGGCGTTCGCAGAGGGCGGCGTATCAGATGGGGGAGGAAGCCCTAGGGCTAAGCCGCTGCGCCCTACAAGGCCGACGAGCCTAAGGCTCAGAAGCCCATTAACGGGACAGAGAGCCCAAAACATACGGTCTATAGATAGACTCTTGGGACTCTAATCTAAACCACCGCCGGGCCAGCACGCACGTCCGCACGGCCTCCTGcgccgggaggagggagaggatgcGGTGCAGTATCGCGTCCGGGagtagggatggcaacggggtGGGTTGGGCTGGAACGGCCCCGTCCCCGACCCCTGACCTCTCCACCCGGCCCCGGCCTCGGCCCCTGCCCCGAGTGAAGATGCGGGGCCAAACCATCCCCTGCCCCCGGCCCCTGCAGGGATCCGCAACCCGACCGGGGCCCCGCATTGTGTAGCCACTCCATtcaatcagcaaaaaaaaaatacaagataatCTCTATTCAGAGAAAACAAATATTGTACATACTTCACACATCATAAAAAATAACACGAATACTTAGATAGTATCATCAAAATTCAGCAAGAACATAGCAAGAACACAAATAATTCTCAGTGTGTGAATCCTCTGCTCGCCTGGTGCCAACACATCTTCGCTCGCCGTGCGCCCAAGCCTGCGCGCCGTCCGCTCCTCTACGCCATCGTCTCCTCTCCGTCGCGGCCTCTGCACTGCCCCGTCGCCTCCTTTGCACCATCGCCGCCACACCTCTGTGCCGCGTGGAGACCggagggaagaggaggggagggcacttgggagaggaggggaggggagagggagagggagactGGCGAGTGGCGGCGGCTGTGACTGAGGGAGAGCGGCGAGAAACCGCGACTCCGTCTCCGTGAGATCGAAAGTCGGGAAAAAGAAGTGCGGCGTGGGGGAGGATAAGGTAGGGTTAGGATTTCTTTTCTTATATACCCCAGATTTCTATAATTTTATTAAGATGGGCTTTTTGCCTGCAATGGACTATATTTTGAAAAGTTTAATATTCCTCCCGGGGCCCCATGGGTCACCCGCGGGTGGAATGTTTCCCCCAACCCCTGACCTGACCAAATGCGGGGCCCCGGCCCCGCATCCCCGCGGGTTAGAAATATCACCCGCCCCCGTCCCCGTAGGGGACCCGGCCCCGCGggggaaattgccatccctatccgggagggcgccgATGAGGACGCCTCCGCCCGCCACTGCCGCTTTCTTTCTTGGCCCTTTTTGTTGGAGAGTATTCCGTCGAACGATTGGTGAGCACCTTCGGAACAAGAAATCATCCTAGTATGGTGATGAGGAGGGgagcaggggcggagctagtgtATAATAGGGAGTGTCCAAGAACCTGgtcaagaaaattttttagctatacctcatctattttcaccatgtatGCACCCCCTCAATACAAACTTAAGCACCAGCATCAGCTTAAACTCGATTTAAtgtagagtaaattaagcaagtggcaccaccctccatttcgctctagctccgcccttggaggggagggaaagatTTGCGTCTCGCTCGTTGATCCCTGTCTCAACCTTGACGCCGATGGCTCCAATCGCCTCGCCTAGCTGGACCTGGATGGAGGAGGGGAGGTTGTGTTGAGCTTGAGCTGTTGAGGAGCAGAGAACGTTGTTGGATTATTATGGCTGTTGGGCTTCGGAAGGCAAGAAAAGGTTTTTGCAGTTTCAAATGGGAAAAAATCGAAAATAATTAACAATAATTTATTGTTATTTGTCAGTGATATTGGCCTGGGGGTCTCAAGAGTAGAGAAAGGAGGCTGCCCCCAataccacgtggccctcccccgaggggagtcaggcctaGGGGCAGATTCACTGTTGGGGCTTGTTGGGGCTCAAGCCCCAGCTCCATTTTCCGTCCCCAAGTATTCTCCCGGTAAGCTCAAAGCTAGCAGATTACACCAGGGCAATTAGAGAAGGTATATTTTGGGCCTGCAGCTTTAGAGAAGAAGGCAACTCGCATATAGGTCTGTGGTGTGATTAGTGCTCCATCTGCTAAATGGTTTATTAATTGCTAAATGGTATACCAAGCCTAACCGGTGAAGACAATTAGGCAGATATTATGACCCATTGGAGGGTCTAATACAGCTGGACAAACATGATTTTACAGAATGAAACATGGATTTTAAGATCATATTTTTTAGGAAATATGATTTTCAGTGCTGAGTATTAGCACCACCTCTATTTTCATCCTGGATTCGCCACtggtcaggcccgaggtggggcggtggccactccttcccagagactagacggaggaggctgccctccaatgccacgggccctcccccaaggggagtcaggcccgaggtggggtggcggccactccttcccagagactagacggaggaggctgccccccaatgccacgttgccctcccccgaggggggtgaGGCCCGAGGTgaggtggcggccactccttccaaGAGACGGGATGGAGGAGGCTgtcccccaatgccacgtggccctcccccgaggggagtcaggcccgaggtgagGTGGCAGCCATTCCTTCCTAGAGACTAGACGGAGGAGACTgcccccccaatgccacgtggccctccctaGGGGGAGTCAGACCCAAggtggggcggcggccactccctcaTGTGACTAGGGctcgggctcccccgaccccctcaGCGGTCGCCACGTGCGGTGGGTTAGGTGGCCACCTTCGAGTGCTCACCTACCCGCATTAATGGCGACCTGAGCaggcgcgccacgccgcatttaatgtaGCGTGCAGCGCGCGCTAAAttggtctgtgaccggtcgaatgaccgatgggacccGGGGTGTCAGGCGTACTACTGCATGGGTCAGGGGGCGTGCACCCTGTCTTGTCCCATCAGTCATGGTGACGAGAGGTCTTAACCTCTCATCCCGGCCAGAGTTGGTCCATCCACCCTAGTCAATTCGGGGTTCCTGTTTCCCGGTGTAAACAGGGACCCataagtcttcacccattaataGCAGCTGACATGGGtgcccccgtgtcaggcggcaagatttgacaggccccatcatcaagGTGACGTGCGCTtgcttcccaagtcaagagacaaggCAGACATTTAATGCAAAACACTTCTCCACCGGAGCGAGGTttttgggcccatgtggtaaccccttgaggtataaaaggaggaccttgcccgcCGAAAAAGGGAACGACTTTCAGTTAGCCCAAATCCCAGGGGAAGAAGAGCGAGAGTGCGCTCCACAGTTTAGGAACCTCTGTAACTTCCTGCTATAAATCCCAcacataggagtagggtattatgctcgatagcggcccgaacctatataaaccctTTTGATCTCATCGTCTTTGAGGGGCTGGACCCCCTCAACATCACACTGCTTCGCTCATCGAATCCTCAAATCTCACCcactgcccccggccgaactctcaaaggggggcctcatagcctcccgctagagagggtcACCCCTTGACATTAATAATATCCTCAAGTGATTTTAAGAAACATGGTACAGAAACTCACAACGTGTATACACTTATCCCTATAAAAACAAATGCATACCCTACATCTATGATTGCCTTATGAACGTACATACATACGCACACTATATACCTATGATCACCTAGAAAGGACCCTATGGACTTCTTGTTGTTGATAAGTATGTTATTTGTcactgaaaaaaataattagtcgtaaatatAAATAtctaggcaaaattggttatatggTATCGAAAGTTcatgtttttggttttatagtaCCGAAAGAtacctgttcactttaatagcatctAAATTTCACCCCGTTTctatttttaacacttccgtcaattctcaATCGTTTTCCGTCCGCCTTGATCGCTATTGACCTAGCAACGCACGCGATATGGTATTTGTACCCCTCATTGTCATACATtctacttgtacttgtgagggcTAGAACCCGGGTCAATAGCGATCAAGGCGGACGAAAAACAATCGAGAATTGATGAAAGTATTAAAAATGGAAACATGGTAAACTCTAGATGCTATTAAAATGAAGTGGTATCTTTCGGTGCTAAAAAAACATGAACTTTTGATGCTATATAACCGCCGGAGGTGTTCGACTGCGGAGCACGACGCAATTTGGGCTTTTGGTGTTGGGCTTCAGATCGGGCCGAAGGCTGTGAAAAGAAACCCTAACACACCCTCGCGCGGGAAAAGAGAAGGGAGCGCGCGCCAATTCCGCCGCGcaatgccccccccccccccagccaccggcgacggcgagtggaGCTCACCGGTAACAACCACTGATCTCTTGTCCggttctcctcctctcctggcTTTCCAAACGCGCCGCTTTGTTTCGTGATCCGCAGTGCAGCTACCCTGTTCGACGGAATGTTTCCCCGGGCCAAGATGAGGAAAatgtcggcggcgaggtcggggaGGGTAAAGATCGGGGACCTACCCGAGGATCTGCTCCAGCGCGTCGTCTC harbors:
- the LOC107275516 gene encoding putative serpin-Z6C; translated protein: MESCARRCAVSGLTALSMRLTKQLSAAAASKAGAAGNLVFSPLSIYSVLSVVTAGARGRTLTELLGALGAESREKLAANAGEMARALPAPGGGAAQPGGGPRVAHACGVWHERTRTVRPAFRDAAAASFNAAALAVDFLNNPEEARKEINSWVAAATENLIDTILPPGSVSTDTGLVVTSAIYFNGQWWTPFCKEITEKRAFHRLDGGDVEADFMRSGEDQYIAVHDGFKVLKMPYAACVSARTTTTPRYSMYVFLPDERDGLWSLEDRMAAGGEGFLREHTPERRVEVGEFRIPRFKLSFDDSVVGALQRLGVRDVFKPFVADLADVLEAENSGDDPPLFVSDVKHKAVIEVNEEGTEAAAATAVCLTFASAAPSSRRPARVDFVADHPFAFLVLEESSGAVLFAGHVVDPTDE
- the LOC4350136 gene encoding uncharacterized protein, translating into MLLPEGRGLHPGHGKLRGHVRSFHLSTGAIVRVRLPHFRDHCILYSADGVLLLQRDHDTAIRLLHPFTGDTAELPPLETLLPRVRCRSEVSRWCSLRNICGACISVGVGDGLVRVMMRPIGVWNICFATSGDQQWRVATTWDRINHRSSTLPFHGKLYVLLRPHSVRGENEVIQIDPPQHCLSEPSPKLIAKFRWPTSDESFRLYSYRLVECNSEILVIGTKWDAVYYSVYRLADLMLGRTVHVTSIDGNALFIGRRSLCVSSKAFPTIVPDTIVMPDTKIYLSQYHLSNGTLSQATDGVIAEEKDIPGPYSIMCHIITCCSPAYWNKGKISCKELPTWRVKKKFRFGA